The Calypte anna isolate BGI_N300 chromosome W, bCalAnn1_v1.p, whole genome shotgun sequence region tctgcagctggatggtaccgctcctttgcaccagctcccccctcttttccttagagaactgctgcacccaggcacagcaggagttttcctctttgcaaacaaaacaaaacaaagcaggataAAGTTTCATGGCCAAACACATTCCTCAACCATATTCTAAGTACGAGCTGCCCCTAATGAGGTCACCTTTCTACAAGGGATAACCTTATGAGAAACACTTTTTGTCAGGAGACACAAAAAGATGGATGCAAACACAATGACAGAGTTGTCTAAGGAGGCAATCagagtgctgaaatgtttgtgagCTTTGACTTCCTGAAGCTGAGAGCATCACCATAGGTGAAAGGAATGGGAATGAGCAAAGAGGAGTATTTAATCATTAATCAATCATTAAACTTTTCTTGTCTCAATCCATTCCTCCATCCCACTGCTGGGGGAAAGCTGAGTGAGAGGCTGCGTGGTGCTCAGTTCCTGTCTGGGGTTCAACCTCAACAGTCTTTATTTGGACCCAATGTGGGGCACAAAGGGCTGAGATAATGACAGATCTGATCACAGCATGTTAAGACAAATTAGttataattatttccttttggggtttttctgtctCTGGTCACcatgttggttggtttggtctcAGAGCTGTTCTTAGAGCTGTGAGATGTCACaccttcctctctccagctctggagccttctcAAGGGCATCATTGGGATGTGCTGTGTGGCACTGCTGGTGAGAATGAGTCAGGACCTGCAGCCAGTATGGCTGTCACCTCCATAGTTTTGGTGACACCTTCTGCAGACTGCTAATAATTACAGTtcttactgggtttttttgggagaAACTGGTGCGTACTGGTCTCCATCCTTTGGATGTCATCTCCTGGACATTATTTATAAttacacttttccctttttctgttttatggaGAGGACATCATTCCTGATCTTCTCATTCTCCCTATTGCTAATTACTATAGTcgaatttttaaaaatttctactATCCTTAGGATGCAAAAACATGTACCAACCCATTATCAGGAACCAACATGGCCCTGAGTATGGGTGATACCTTGTTCAGGGTTAAATAACTCTCTATGAATACTACCTAGAGATCAAGTTGGTGTGCTTGACTGCAGCAGATGTTTCACATTCATGGATCAGCTGTGCAATATCATCCATGCTCAGTCCACCCCTCCCTCATGACCCCACCTGTGTGTTTCATCTATTCCTTGATGGATTTGATGGGACCACCAAGCTATAAAATAATTCACCTTTATCTTGCCAGTTCAGACCCACCTGAGCCACACTGACCTTAGCAGCCTCACCCACCTGCTGGTTCTTTGGATATTCTTCTGTGTCCCAGCTCTCAGGTACATGATGGACTTTTACAGAGAGGTTCTATGGATGGGACACAGCACCTTGCCAGGGGGAAGCAGCCCAGATGCTGCCAGTTGCTCTGCTCCCATTGCTGTACCCATCCCCACGGGGCATTTGTCACCATCCAGGGGTCATTACAGAGTTGGAGCACtgtccccttttctccttccccagtgtCTACAGCCAGCtggatggcttccagctctgcaaactggctccatttattttctccttcagcagtTTGTGCCACTTGTGCAGCAATAggccaggcaggagaggcagtGAGGTGGCCCTGTGTGTCAGGGAGAGTTTTGATTGCCCAGAGCTGAACCATGGTGAGGATTGGGTGGAGTGTGAATGGAAAGGATCAGGGGGAAGGGCAACAAGGCAGATACCATGGTGGGAGTCTGCTTTAGGGCATCCAGCcaggatgaagaggcagatgaaCTATTATTTTGATATCTGAGATCTTGTTCTCATGGGGGGACTTCACCTTCTCAGATGTCTTCTGGAAATacagcccagcagagaaggagcagtCCTGGAGGTTCCTGGAGTGTATTGAAGAGACCTTCCTGACAGAGCCAGTGCAGGAACCAACCAGAAAAGATACCACATGAACctgctttttttcaaacagaGAAGGACTTGTGGTTGATGTGATGGTTGGAGGCCATCTGGGGCACAGTGATGATGAAATAAAAGCTATCTGCAtccctagaatcacagaatcagagaatcatcaaggttggcaaagacctctgagatcctTGAGTCCAACTGTACATCCTACAacccctaaccactaaaccacccactgtagctcttcatctacctgtcttttgaacacctGCATGGATGAtgccccaccacctccctgggcagcctattccaatgctCCAccaccctttctgtgaagatgtttttcctaatatctaacctgaacctcccctgtTGTAGCTTTAACCCggttcctcttgtcccatcactggtcacaagagagaagaggccagcgTCTGTctcactaccacctcctttgaggtagttgtagagagcaataaggtcttccctcagcctcctcttccctaAGCTTAACAGCCCCAGtttcctcagcttctcttcataagtcctgttctccagacccctgatCAGCCCAGTTGCCTGTagaagaacagcagaggagcGGACACTGTGTGATACAGAGGAACCATGTAAACTGTCTGAAACTGCCTTACCCTGAAGGAAACAAATAGCTGTAAATATCCTGAGGAATTTGCCATATGGACAATGTTATGTCCTGGTACCAGGTGCCCCCAAGGGGGAAATGGTTTGATAAGATTTTATGTTAGTAGATAGAGCACTTTGAGGCACAAACTGTAGTTCAATCAATAGATATCGGGATACTCTATTAATGTAGTGAACCAAACAATAAACTGATTCTGATTGTATTCAGCAATCGGTGTCTGTGCCCTCATGTCCTCCGTCATATGACACTCCATGTGAGGAATTCAAGAAGAAATTGAGACTCAGAGGAGAATTCTGAAAATCTCTGTGAGGACAACCCCCCCAATGAGCCAAACGGGAAGGTGAGCAAAGACGCGTCCATCCTCAAAGGAAGGTAATCAAGGACTGCGGCCGGAGGAAGACTTAAAGATGGGTCAAACAGTGACCCCATCCCAGAAGTTTCATCATGAGGTTTTGCTGCATATAGCCAGAGAACAGGGGTTTAAAATAAGACTCCAGAAATTTACTTTGTTATTATTATGGATATGGCACAAGTGCCCATGGTATCCAAAATCAGGCACTTGTGAAGTGTTAGAATGGCAAAAAGTGTGACGCATTGACAAGGGCGTGGGATGCCGGTCAAGACTTTTCACCCGATCATCTGATAACCTGGAGAACGATAATGACTGCTATGAGCTTATCATATACCCACCAGACTCACTCGCCAAGGCTATCTGATTGTTGCTTGAGAAGCAGGGCAGTCTTAGAATGCTGGAGATAAGTAAAAGATTGAAAAAATTTTCATGTCATTTACTCCGGAAGACACGGGAGCCATGGCCAAGCCACTTGTCCTTACCACGGAGGGTACGGGCACCACGGCCAAACCGCTTTGTCATGATGCAGCAATACAGACTGTTTTTATCGATATTCCTGCTATGACTGATGCATTGTTAACTGACTCTGAAACTTCACATCAAAGCTTTCCAATGGAGGACTTTGTGTCTTCAAGGGATGGGGACCCTTTTGATCCAGGGTTAACAGATCCTAAAAATGAGCCAGAACTATACACCCCCCTCACCCCTTCAAGAGCTGCCAGTGCCACCGTGACTGCAAAAGACATTTTGGCAGCACCCCACAGGCAGGGTGGGTGGAGAAAAACTGTGGAGGGAGAGCGTCAGGCTTCAAGAAAGGTTCTGCGTTTTCAGCCCTGATGCAAACAGTAAAAGTTTCACGTGAATTCGGCATGCCTGTGACTTTtcaatagaaaattaaaataactgatTTATTTACTGGCAGTAAATCTTACATCACCCAGGCAATTGAATGCTGAGGAATCTCAAGGACTAGAAAGTATTATGACTAAAATTAAACATTCTTTTGCACATTGTTATGATCCAAAATTAGTTCTCAGAGGTTTTGTGAGAAACAAAACTTTCCATCTGTTTGAAATATTAGGGCAATGAGATTACAAAAATTTCTGGATGCTAGGGTGTCAATTTTTATCATATCATTTCACCAAAACAGTATGGTCTAAATTTGAAATGTTATCTGAAGTGATTACAAAATTGTGATTATGTGCTAGAGGTATTTTTCCATTGGATGTTGCTATAATACATTTCCCTATTACAAAACAGGATTTTGATACAGCTATTCAAACGTCACTGTCTTTTCAAATTGCCTCAACAGATTACCTTGGAGAGATACAGTTCGACTTTCTGAGTCACAAATTGTTATAGTCCCTGCAAGAGTTAACAATCCAGCGTTCTTCTATTTTATCAACAGTACCTCCAGAGAGAGCTCCTACTCTATTCCTGGGTGGATCTGCTCGCTCACACAAAGCAGTGGTAGCTTGGCATGATTCTGCTTCAGACCGATGGCCATCACATGTCGTGCTACAGGAAGGATCAGCACAGGTCATAGAATTGTGTGCAGTGAGAGAAgccttttgattattttcagtGACAGATATTAATATTGTAGTGGATTCTCAGTACCTTTATGGAGTGTTAGAATAGATGCTTGATACCTTAAACATATATGTATTAGGCCTATCTTTACGCTGTTTTCTGATGATTCTGGCAGGAATAATAATTTTGGTAAATATTGGATTGATTGCTAATTGATTTTAAGCACCAGGAGAATGGAAGAAAAGGTGGTTCACTTCGCTCTTTCAAATTTAAAAGTGGGGAATTGTAGGAGAAGAGCAGAAGTGTAGACACTGCGTGGGACAGAAGGTGCCTGGTGGACTGCCTGATATTGCTTGACCCTGAGGGGAACAGAGTGCTGTGAATATCCTGAGGAATGTGGTTCCTGGAGAATGTTGTGTCTCAGTAccaggtgccttctgtgggaaATGGTTAGATAAGGATTTATGTTAGTGCATGTTTATATATCAAAATGTGCTATTTTCATAATTCTTCCAGACAGAGCATTTTAGATGTAACCTAAAAATCAATCACGAGATATCGgtattgggcatgagcaagaccagggggccaataaaggtgggacccacacccacagaggcagctcagctcactcttgtgcgaggcaatggagaagccagcagctcgtcgagcctcaggagtAAGAAAGGCTCATCCCACTACATATCGGAATACTATATAAGTGTAGCAACCGGGGTCTGTGATTGCCTGTCCTCCGACACCTCTGGACATGCTTAAGGAGTTCTATGTCTTTCTGATGCTGCACATGGGCACTGACagttcatgttgagcttctggtctaCCACAACCCCCAATTCCtactcctcagggctgtcctcaaacctttctccttccaacctgtattcatgTATGGGAGTGCCTCAGCCCTTTGccagaaccttgcacttggccttgttgaactttatGCAGTTTTCATAAGctcacttctccagcctgtccaggtccctctggatggcatcccttccctccagcatgttgagttcaccacacagtttggtggtgtcagcaaacttgctgagggtgcactccaTTACACTGTCCATGTccccaacaaagatgttaaacagcactggtcccagtaccaactcttgaggaacaccactcctcacacatctccatttggactcTGAGACACTGATCACAATTCTTCGTGTGTGACCATCCATCCATTTCCTCAGAGCTGTGACCCCACTGATAAAGGCCACCGaattagtcaggcaggacttgcctttagtgaagccatgttggctatcaccaatcacccctttgttatctgcttgccttagcagagccttcaggaggatctgctccatgatcttgccaggcacagagatCATAGTATGACAGAATGGAGATAGAGATGAGACTGATTGGCCTGGagttcttctcttctttttttccaggtttgaaaatgggggttttGTTTCCCCGTTCTCTGTCTAGGCTTGCCATAGGATGGTGGACACGACATCAGCATCCTTGAAGAGCCTGCTGCTGGGATTGATCTGTGGAGGGAAAATGCCCCAAAGAAAAGGCTTGGAGAATCACACTGCTGGACCTGCATTCATTCTCCTGGGATTTTCTGACCACTCCAGCCTGTAGGGGCCTGCACTTCACAGTCTTCCTGCTCATCTACCTGGTGGTCCTCACAGGGAACAGCCTGATTGCACTCATCACAGTGGTGGACTCAAGCTTCCACAGCCCCATGTATTTCTTCCTGAGGAACTTGTCCTTCCTGGAGATCTGCTGCACATCAGTCACTGCCAAAAATGCTGGTGGGTCTCCTGATGGGAGATGGCAGGATCTCCTTCCTTGGCTGTGCTGCCCAGCTCTActtcctggttttgctgggtGGTACCGAATGCCTTCTGCTGGCTGCCATGGCCTATGGCCCCTACACAGCCATCTGTGACCCTCTGCACTACAGCCTCATCGTGAGCAGGGGGCTCTGTGTCACACTGCTGGTGAGATCAGGGATGGTTGTTGTAGCAGTGCAAGTACTTCAGGCCAACCAGGTGTTCACTTTGCCCTTCTGTGTATCCTCTGGGTGGATCGGAGAAAGAGGAATGGAAGAGtaagagcagaaaaatcatGGGTCAAGGGTAATCCTAAAGAAGACCTGAACCACATTCAGGAACGTGCTGGTTCCCGgcaagaaaaccagaaaggttTCAACATTCCAAGGacattaaaaacttaaaaaattcaGGATGGCCATTCTGGCTTCAGGTCCCGTCTCCGTGTCACCATCAgtgtcacacagcacagcccaATGATGCCCTTgagcaggctccagagctgacaGCCAGCACAAGAAGGAACAAGGAAGGTGTGACATCCCATGTAGCAGACGAAATCTTTCTTGGGGCACAGCGCTTCGAAGTCAAGCAGGTGTTCTTGCTGcggtgcacaaacagtgctccgaTCTTTTCGCCTTTAGACTTGGCTAGCCTTGTTTGGTGGTTGTGCTCCGGACTCAGCtaaccacctcctcctctggctgctcgtGAGTGAGCTGGGCATGCACTCTGAAGCTCACTTTTTATTGGTTGCCCAattctgctcatgcgcagttggggtATGccttaattgggcacaggtAGGCTTGGCACAAGCTCACACCTtccaccttgtaattagccgtacctgattgcctcattgcctcatttcactaaacttccccccccttttttttttttttttttttgtggaaaagaacacaaacaacaaacaagaaaaatgatACGATGTCCAAATCTGCGGGTTCAGCAAGGTTATTCAGTTTGAGCTGCTGGACAATGCGCCGTTGTTGGAAATGGGTGCTGAGTTGTCCGTTGGAGATCCGGTTGCGGCAGGGCGTGTCcatttactgggtacccaaagaggtCCGGAGTCTTTGGACCTTCATCACTTCTTCTGTGATGTTCCTCCTCTGATGGAACTGGCCTGTGCAGATATGTTCTGGAACCAAGTGACTCTGTACACCATCGTCCTAGTTTTTGTagtccttcccttttctttgatAGTTCTTTCTTACACTAAAATTATCAGGGCAGTTCTGAAAATGCCTTCAGTTGTTGGCAgacacaaagccttttccacctGCTCCTCACACCTTGGAGTGGTCACTGTCTTCTATGGCTCAGCCGCAGTGTTCTACTTCAAGCGAGGTTCAAGGGACTCTGTAGACACTGACAAACACCTTGCCCTGTTTTACACAATTGTGACCCCTGTGTTTAACCCTGTCACCTATAGCCTGAGGAACAAGGAGGTGAGAATTGCCTTGAAGAAACTCCTATGGACAAAGTGATACTGCAGAGTGGTGAATATAGTCCCAAATAGCAACAGATATCCCAGTGTAGTACATGGTTGCTTGATCACAGGTTCTTCCTGTTTGGTCAgacaaaatcagattttctgcttGGCTTTGATCCTGCTCAAGGTGGAAAGCGGTCTCCTGATGCATTCCTGTTATGTCGTGCTCCACCATGGAATCTTTGTACTCTAGAGCACCTTCAGTGACCCTAAAGAGTTTTATGCAAATACCTATTTCAGGCTGTGTCTGAACAAGGTCACCAGTCAAGGGAAACAGTCAAAGCACAGACAGTAGTCAAAGGGATCTAGTGACACATCCAGTGAAGAGATGACCACCCTCAGGTATGAGGGATCACCTGAGGGACCCCACAGATCATCTGCAGTGTCTCTAAGAGTCAGCTAAGAAAAGTTCAAAAGCatggaggtgattctcctccatCGTGTTATCGTGTGCTGAGTTGTGTCACTCTTGATCAACTtgatgggaaaggaagggaaaaaggaagtcAATAAAAGACCAGGGAGACAATCTAGCAGTGGCACAGGAGTAGGGTCCCAGAGAGACTGTGGAGTTTCTGCTCTTGGAGACTTTTTCCACCCAGATCAATACCACCCAGCTGGACAAAGCTGTGAGTAGCCAGGCTTGAATTCAGTGGGAACTCTGCCTTCAGAAAGAGATTGGGCTGGAGACTGCCCAAGGTCTGTTCCTGTCTGAGTGGTGTCCGGAATCAAGGACaaaatcttttccaaacagaCTTGCTGATCTCTGGCTGAAAAGAGGTCGAGACtgattttttctggtttttttttcagtgtcacaCATAGAAAGAGGTGAATCATCTTCCAGGTCTTCCCTTTCTGTGTCTCTGATAATGGCAAAGTGAGCCCAGACTTTAATGTGAGCTGCCTGCTGGGTGGTGAGATGTGACATTGAATCATCTCTCTGGAGGACCATTATATTTTCATGATGGCAGGACACTGCAGAGGATCTGAAACAACATTCAGATGACCAAAAGCATTGAGAGTCCTTAGGTTTCCTTCAAGTGGAGGCCATGAACATTTTCTATGTGTTCTTAAACCACAATgtaacactgctgcttttctgtgctgctactgtttaaaatttgaaaatttgtaCTGTTGGTCTGGCCtgattttctgtcatttcaaCCCCTTTTGCATCTTGGATCTTGAATGTGTTATGCATTCTTTAGTAAGGAGCAACAGAAACACAAGCAGACAGAGCTAGAAAGGACTTAATGGGACATCAAAACAGGTAAACAGATGCTAAGCTGACAGCCAGCAAAACAAATAGAGAGGAAGGTGTGATATCCCAAAGCTCTAAGAACAGCTCTGAgaccaaaccaacaaacatgGTGACCAGAAACCCTTAAACACATACAGGGAATAATTATACCTAATTTGCTTTAACACACTCTTATCAGATCTGTCATTATCTCAGCCCTTTGTGCCCCACATTGGGCCCAAATAAAGACTGTTGTGGTTGAACCCCAACCAGACACTGAGCACCACACAGCCTCTCACTAACACACCACCCAACAGGGCGATGGAAGAAAACATAAGAATATTTATAGATTgggctaaaaatattttaattattgcaGTAAGAtacaattaaatattaataatagcAGTAATTCAAATGCTAGTTCTAATAATTATATGGCTAAAAATGGAATAATACAAAAAATTtatgtgctttgcttttcaatGCTTGCAAAGAGGgaaactcctgctgtgcttgagtgcagcagttctctaaggGAGATGGGTTGggagctggtgcaaaggagcCCTaacacccagcagcagcctgcaggggaGAAGTCTGATAGGAAAAGAGTAAAATTTTCCAGGGGAAACAGGGACAATTTGCCACTGCCATcttgccaccaccaccaccttaTCACCACGACCTTATCACCACCACCTTGCCACCTCTGGCTGTCAGCTGTCAATCGTTCAGCACCTCCACATGGACCTGTGCTGCCACTTCCCACCCCCATGTGGCCCCCAGAGCACTGCCTGGTGGGACAGCCtgaccttttattggcctcagCTAGAGACTTTTCATTTGGATTCACTggcccccacccctccctttctcctcttcacttgcagagcccCTGGGCAAACCCAGCGCGGCAGGgccagggctggtgggaggcACAGAGGGCACAGCCGGCACCCGTGAGCCAGTGGGAATGGGTATCCCTCCTTTTTCTGTtgagttttcttctgaagcGAGGACATTCTGTCCGTGCTGGGCgatgccaagaacgaccatttcctttcttagggggaaatgcaaagtgcagccttgtcacggtttaacactggcccggcaattaaaccgagtgacagatgctctctattaatctctctctctcctctgtgataaagaaaggagagagaataagggagagagacttatgggttggaaactaaactacacaactttaatgaaagaGTAAcgataaataggaaaaaataccaaatatatacaaatatacaggaaaattaataccacgttccttccccccttttcccccaataactctcaagtcaccaccaaggctgcagggcagccctgggaaagtccaggctggactcctggagtctgcagcagtcaggaactggaggcaggaacacaaaAATATGGGCTTGCATgaatcaggaccacaggcagacgaacagacggaatcctcccaggatgctgaaggaaacaggaaatgggtgaagaaaaggaagcatgaaaaggcaggaagggcaggaagccaGAAGCTGCAAAAGCGtcttgaccctcatgatccctcaaatttatactgagtatgacgtgtatgggatggaatactctgtttggtcaattctggcatctatcttgtccgttcctcgGCAAagaagggctgcaggtgggacctaTTTATTCCTTCtagagggtaaaatgttcctcagagctgagcagtgtccttggctctgcgTACCaatctctagcagtaactataaacatcgacTATTATCAGTCCTAGacgcagacactgtctgagaaactttctgttaatttcagcaagtgcaactacttcCAAGacacttagctgaaagcaaaagtacaagacagaaaatcacctttatcttggcccaaaccaggacaagcggtcataggacatgatggtcaggagagaGAATACTGCTGCAATGAAGACGACAAAGCGAAAGAGCTGTGCATCACATCCCTGGCAGGAGATGCccctgttgtcccagagggaattgtccatggctttgggcagagtggtggagaagGATCCcaggctgaggagggagaggttgaggaggaagaagtacatggggtgtcctggtttgggccaggataaaggtgattttctgtcttgtacttttgcttttagccaagtctcttgtaagtagttgcacttgctgaaattaacagcaagtttctcagacaatGTGTGTTTTTAGGATTGATAatacttgatgtttatagttactgctagagactggtatgcaga contains the following coding sequences:
- the LOC103531945 gene encoding LOW QUALITY PROTEIN: olfactory receptor 10AG1-like (The sequence of the model RefSeq protein was modified relative to this genomic sequence to represent the inferred CDS: deleted 2 bases in 2 codons), which codes for MVDTTSASLKSLLLGLICGGKMPQRKGLENHTAGPAFILLGFSDHSSLRGLHFTVFLLIYLVVLTGNSLIALITVVDSSFHSPMYFFLRNLSFLEICCTSVTPKMLVGLLMGDGRISFLGCAAQLYFLVLLGGTECLLLAAMAYGPYTAICDPLHYSLIVSRGLCVTLLVRSGMVVVAVQVLQANQVFTLPFCSLDLHHFFCDVPPLMELACADMFWNQVTLYTIVLVFVVLPFSLIVLSYTKIIRAVLKMPSVVGRHKAFSTCSSHLGVVTVFYGSAAVFYFKRGSRDSVDTDKHLALFYTIVTPVFNPVTYSLRNKEVRIALKKLLWTK